The Lepeophtheirus salmonis chromosome 1, UVic_Lsal_1.4, whole genome shotgun sequence genome has a segment encoding these proteins:
- the LOC139906173 gene encoding uncharacterized protein: MLRNWKSIKGNLIFIKRTIERYEKAHSIQDNPKSGRSSSKRTTLVVKARIARNPRRNLNTGTTTMRDLIQDYLVMYPYKLKGQHHLPSKVNDKRLERSNAMLLKLRTGTAPNIVFTVEKIFTVEEAFKPQNHRIVAKR, encoded by the coding sequence ATGTTGAGGAACTGGAAAAGCATAAAGGGCAaccttatttttatcaaaagaaccATTGAAAGGTATGAAAAGGCTCATTCTATCCAGGACAACCCCAAATCAGGCAGATCTAGTTCAAAAAGGACAACTCTAGTTGTCAAGGCAAGGATTGCAAGAAATCCAAGGAGGAACCTCAACACGGGTACAACAACAATGAGAGATCTTATCCAAGATTACCTTGTGATGTATCCTTACAAATTGAAGGGGCAACATCACTTGCCAAGCAAGGTCAATGATAAAAGACTTGAGAGAAGCAATGCCATGCTTCTGAAGCTGAGGACTGGAACGGCTCCCAACATTGTATTCACTGTTGAGAAGATTTTTACTGTGGAAGAGGCTTTTAAACCCCAAAATCATCGGATTGTGGCAAAAAGGTGA